A region of Silurus meridionalis isolate SWU-2019-XX chromosome 13, ASM1480568v1, whole genome shotgun sequence DNA encodes the following proteins:
- the mgat4c gene encoding alpha-1,3-mannosyl-glycoprotein 4-beta-N-acetylglucosaminyltransferase C isoform X2, whose amino-acid sequence MRLLLKNLDKMRCLRKRSTIPFLVILITFLLFMNLYMEDGYVLEEDKRQLREVSMHPLNSERYVHTFKDITNFSGTINVTYRYLAGTPLPRKKYLTIGLSSVKRKRGNYLLETIKSIFDQSSYEELKEIVVVVHLADFDLAWCESLVQEITRKFGHHIIAGRLLVIHAPEEFYPSLDGLKRNYNDPEDRVRFRSKQNVDYAFLLNFCTNLSHFYMMLEDDVRCSRNFLTALKKVVTSREGSYWVTLEFSKLGYIGKLYHSRDLPRLAHFLLMFYQEMPCDWLLIHFRGLLAQKEVIRFKPSLFQHMGYYSSYKGAENKLKDDDFEEDSLDIPDNPPATLYTNINVFESYDAAKAYSSVDEYFWGKSPSTGDFYVIVFNKPTKISKIKISTGTDDRQNDILHHGALEVGEKLVGTKKGRQCSSYITLGEFKHGNIEVHNVNHKIAFDIECVRIVVTANQKEWLIIRSISLWTTQPPNQ is encoded by the exons GAGGAGGATAAACGGCAGTTGAGAGAGGTCTCAATGCACCCCTTAAATTCTGAGCGATATGTTCACACCTTCAAAGACATCACCAATTTTTCTGGAACAATCAACGTAACTTATCGCTACCTTGCTGGGACCCCACTTCCTcgaaaaa aGTACCTCACAATTGGATTGTCATCCGTAAAAAGAAAACGAGGAAATTACCTTTTGGAGACCATCAAATCCATTTTTGACCAGTCAAGCTACGAAGAGCTAAAAGAGATTGTAGTTGTGGTTCACCTGGCGGATTTTGACCTGGCTTGGTGTGAGAGTTTGGTTCAGGAGATCACCCGCAAATTTGGACATCACATAATAGCAGGACGCCTGCTGGTTATTCATGCACCCGAGGAATTTTACCCATCTCTTGACGGGCTAAAGAGAAATTACAATGACCCTGAGGATAGAGTTCGGTTCCGTTCCAAGCAGAATGTAGACTATGCTTTCCTGCTCAACTTCTGCACCAACCTCTCCCACTTTTATATGATGCTGGAGGACGATGTGCGATGCTCACGAAATTTTCTCACCGCTCTAAAAAAGGTTGTCACTTCCAGAGAGGGGTCGTACTGGGTCACGCTGGAATTCTCTAAACTCGGCTACATCGGGAAGCTCTACCACTCTAGAGATCTTCCCAGACTTGCACACTTTCTCCTCATGTTCTATCAGGAGATGCCTTGTGACTGGCTGCTGATTCATTTCCGAGGCCTGTTGGCCCAGAAGGAAGTGATCCGCTTCAAGCCATCGCTTTTCCAACACATGGGCTACTACTCCTCGTACAAGGGGGCTGAGAATAAACTGAAGGATGACGACTTCGAGGAGGACTCACTTGATATCCCAGATAACCCCCCGGctacattatacacaaacaTCAACGTGTTTGAGAGCTATGATGCTGCCAAAGCTTACAGTAGTGTGGACGAGTACTTCTGGGGCAAGTCTCCTTCCACCGGGGACTTTTATGTCATAGTGTTCAACAAGCCGACAAAAATCAGCAAAATTAAGATTAGCACTGGAACAGATGACCGTCAGAATGACATTTTGCACCATGGAGCGTTAGAAGTTGGAGAGAAACTGGTGGGAACAAAAAAGGGCAGGCAGTGCTCCTCCTACATCACATTAGGAGAGTTTAAACATGGGAACATTGAGGTTCACAACGTGAACCATAAAATTGCTTTTGATATTGAGTGCGTTCGCATCGTGGTTACAGCCAACCAGAAGGAATGGCTTATCATCAGAAGTATAAGCCTGTGGACTACTCAACCTCCAAATCAATGA